One Eubacteriales bacterium mix99 genomic window carries:
- a CDS encoding carbohydrate ABC transporter permease has product MQNSNVMRKKASRIKNPPATVAFNWVGVILLTIMSVFCLLPFILLISGSLTSEEAIVRDGFSLIPHEFSTEAYKLLFRYPQTILRAYGVTVFITVMGTTLALLVISMAAYVLCRKSFRYRNQFSFFLYFTTLFNGGMVSTYVFFIRYLHLKDSLWALILPLMVNVFYLLIMRSFMSSIPETIFESCKIDGAGEFRIYFQFALPLVKSGLATVTLFIALDYWNDWYNAMLYMTSREKFPLQYMLYDMLASTEALSQLASSANVSMVDIPGQSLRMAMAVVATGPIILVYPFVQKYFEKGITIGSVKG; this is encoded by the coding sequence ATGCAAAATTCCAATGTCATGCGAAAGAAGGCTTCCAGAATCAAGAATCCGCCGGCTACCGTTGCATTTAACTGGGTAGGCGTGATTCTGCTCACGATTATGTCGGTTTTCTGCCTTCTTCCGTTTATTCTGCTGATTTCCGGATCCCTTACCAGTGAAGAAGCAATTGTCCGTGATGGCTTCAGCCTGATTCCGCACGAGTTTTCCACGGAAGCGTATAAGCTGCTTTTTCGCTATCCCCAGACGATTCTCCGTGCATATGGCGTGACGGTCTTTATCACGGTAATGGGTACGACACTGGCCTTGCTGGTCATTTCGATGGCTGCATATGTGCTGTGCCGAAAATCGTTTCGATACCGAAACCAATTTTCGTTTTTTCTGTACTTTACTACCTTGTTCAATGGCGGCATGGTTTCCACCTATGTATTCTTTATCCGCTATCTTCATTTGAAGGACAGCCTTTGGGCACTGATTCTTCCTTTGATGGTAAATGTCTTTTATCTGCTCATTATGCGCAGTTTTATGAGTTCGATACCGGAGACGATCTTTGAATCCTGCAAGATAGACGGTGCAGGAGAATTCAGGATATACTTTCAGTTTGCCCTGCCGCTTGTAAAAAGCGGGCTTGCGACCGTTACCCTGTTTATTGCCCTGGACTACTGGAATGACTGGTACAATGCCATGCTGTACATGACCTCGCGTGAGAAATTTCCGCTGCAGTATATGCTGTATGACATGCTTGCTTCCACGGAGGCATTATCACAGCTTGCCTCTTCTGCAAATGTAAGCATGGTGGATATTCCCGGACAATCCCTGCGTATGGCAATGGCAGTTGTGGCGACCGGGCCCATTATTCTTGTTTATCCCTTTGTACAGAAGTATTTTGAGAAGGGAATCACCATTGGATCCGTCAAGGGGTGA
- a CDS encoding NAD(+) synthase — MKLGKYGYLRVAAAVPDVRIGDPARNAAEIFDRIRDADRHGVKVMVFPELSMTGYTCGDLFHQSSLLDAARQAMQELLDRTKHCDVLAAVGMPVEAENRLFNCAVVFHSGRILGVIPKTFLPNYNEFYEKRWFASSSDRIHDSVRLLDQEIPFGENILFQSEDSDLCIGVEICEDLWMPIPPSSRHALHGANLILNLSASNETVAKSDYRRELVRQQSARCLAGYVFCSAGQGESTTDLVFGGHTILAENGHIAREMIFPEPSACACYDMDIEKLRNDRIRSNSFTAKARPEDYRSIKLEWNGDPDVKECFSVDPHPFVPGDASEKDARCREIFRLQSVGLAERLRKTGIQKAVIAVSGGLDSTLALLVTAKAFRTLGLPGKNIIGITMPGLGTTKRTHQNAVTLMQELCITTREISIVEACMQHFRDIGHDASVHDVTFENTQARERTQILMDVANQEGGLVIGTGDLSELALGWCTYNGDHMSNYAVNAGVPKSLVRHLVSWYSETAKNERVAEALRDILETPISPELLPADKDGHIAQKTEETIGPYDLHDFFLYHMVRHGFSPAKILKLATLAFPSYPPRGILKWLTVFYRRFFTQQFKRSCMPDGVKVGSVCLSPRGDWRMPSDASAELYLEELRTAAAELENGSL; from the coding sequence ATGAAATTGGGCAAATATGGATACCTAAGAGTTGCGGCAGCGGTTCCCGATGTCCGGATCGGGGACCCGGCACGGAATGCCGCGGAGATTTTCGATCGGATCCGGGATGCGGACCGCCATGGCGTGAAGGTAATGGTGTTTCCGGAGTTATCGATGACAGGATACACCTGCGGCGATCTGTTTCACCAGAGTTCTCTGCTGGACGCTGCCCGACAGGCAATGCAGGAACTGTTGGACCGGACAAAACATTGTGATGTGCTTGCCGCAGTCGGAATGCCGGTGGAGGCGGAGAACCGGCTGTTCAACTGTGCGGTGGTATTTCATTCCGGGAGGATCCTTGGTGTGATCCCAAAGACATTCCTGCCCAATTACAATGAATTTTACGAGAAAAGATGGTTTGCTTCCTCTTCGGACCGCATCCATGATTCGGTACGACTTCTGGATCAGGAGATTCCGTTCGGTGAGAATATTCTGTTTCAGTCAGAGGATTCCGATTTATGTATCGGCGTGGAGATTTGCGAGGATTTGTGGATGCCGATTCCTCCCAGCTCCCGCCATGCGCTTCATGGGGCCAACCTGATCCTGAATCTGTCTGCCAGCAATGAAACTGTTGCAAAGAGCGATTACCGGCGGGAGCTGGTCCGGCAGCAGTCCGCAAGATGCCTTGCAGGCTATGTGTTCTGCTCTGCCGGACAGGGAGAGTCTACCACCGATCTGGTTTTCGGAGGGCATACCATACTGGCGGAAAACGGACATATCGCCCGTGAAATGATTTTTCCGGAGCCTTCTGCCTGCGCCTGTTATGATATGGACATTGAGAAGCTCCGGAACGACCGGATCCGAAGCAACAGTTTTACGGCAAAGGCGAGGCCGGAGGACTATCGGTCCATCAAGCTGGAATGGAACGGGGATCCGGATGTAAAGGAGTGCTTTTCGGTTGATCCTCATCCCTTTGTTCCCGGCGATGCCTCGGAGAAAGATGCAAGATGCAGGGAAATTTTCCGCTTGCAGTCTGTAGGCCTGGCGGAACGGCTGAGGAAAACCGGTATTCAGAAGGCAGTGATCGCTGTTTCCGGCGGACTGGATTCCACGTTGGCTTTGCTGGTGACAGCGAAAGCATTCCGTACTCTTGGCCTTCCCGGTAAGAATATTATCGGGATTACCATGCCGGGCCTTGGCACAACGAAACGAACGCATCAGAATGCAGTGACATTGATGCAGGAGCTTTGCATAACCACAAGGGAAATATCAATTGTAGAGGCCTGTATGCAGCATTTCCGGGACATTGGTCACGACGCTTCGGTTCATGATGTCACATTTGAAAATACACAGGCGCGGGAGAGGACGCAGATCCTGATGGATGTGGCGAATCAGGAAGGAGGCCTTGTCATCGGTACCGGGGATTTATCGGAGCTGGCCCTTGGCTGGTGCACCTATAACGGCGATCATATGAGCAACTATGCTGTGAACGCCGGAGTTCCGAAATCCCTGGTGCGGCATCTGGTATCCTGGTATTCGGAGACGGCGAAGAACGAAAGAGTCGCAGAGGCGCTGAGGGATATCCTGGAAACTCCCATCAGTCCGGAGCTGCTGCCGGCGGATAAAGACGGGCATATCGCCCAGAAGACGGAAGAAACCATTGGCCCCTATGATCTTCATGACTTCTTTCTGTATCACATGGTCCGCCATGGCTTTTCGCCTGCAAAAATCCTGAAGCTGGCGACTCTGGCGTTTCCATCGTATCCTCCCCGGGGAATTCTGAAATGGCTGACCGTTTTTTATAGACGATTTTTTACACAGCAGTTCAAACGATCCTGTATGCCGGATGGGGTAAAGGTAGGTTCGGTCTGTCTGTCTCCCCGCGGGGACTGGCGTATGCCCAGCGATGCATCTGCGGAATTATACCTTGAGGAGTTAAGGACTGCAGCGGCTGAATTGGAGAATGGTTCGCTGTGA
- a CDS encoding extracellular solute-binding protein, with protein MNIKKLICVALTAIMLFPLAACGKSGKNPSETPGNPSQSADEAGKPKKEVELVTYALGTEPNRHEEVMKPFNKKLKEKLNTTLKVKFIGWGDYETKYPLLLSSGESFDMIYTATWLNFFQQARKGAFMELDDLIPKYAPDAWAQISDVNKKTAMVDDHIYAIPSGKSTYNAFGVIVRGDLMKKYNLPEIRTFDDYAAYMQAIVDNEPSMQATDVYSGGSEIDDVYYMNHGLYPLTGNTKSIYWVDLDAEKPVVFNKMSWKGTPDMLKMMNEWSKKGYWPKAALSNKDSDMMSTGKAASGTHSLDNWVSQYQRHPDWDWRFYNMVKYNEELSAMQDAMAIPNSSQNPERALQFINLVRTDEELYDMLVYGIEGKTYGIEKDNTVRALDPDNFNLDPWAWGLRTNDFTRDYAGSPASLPEKRDEIRDTLHTNPMRAFAMDTDPVKSEYAAVTNVMAQYYDPLKLGYVDMDSGTKELKKQLKAAGDDKVVAELQRQLDDFLANYK; from the coding sequence ATGAACATAAAAAAATTGATTTGCGTAGCATTGACAGCGATTATGCTTTTCCCACTGGCTGCCTGCGGGAAGAGCGGCAAAAACCCTTCTGAAACTCCCGGCAACCCTTCACAATCGGCCGATGAAGCCGGAAAGCCGAAAAAAGAGGTGGAGTTGGTGACGTATGCACTGGGTACCGAGCCCAATCGCCATGAGGAAGTAATGAAGCCCTTCAATAAAAAGCTGAAGGAAAAGCTCAATACGACTCTGAAAGTGAAATTCATCGGATGGGGCGATTACGAGACCAAATACCCGTTGCTGCTTTCCTCCGGAGAGTCCTTTGATATGATCTATACTGCAACCTGGCTGAATTTTTTCCAACAGGCCAGGAAGGGCGCGTTTATGGAGCTGGACGATCTGATCCCCAAATATGCGCCGGACGCATGGGCACAGATTTCAGATGTCAATAAGAAAACGGCTATGGTCGATGATCATATTTACGCAATTCCTTCGGGCAAGTCCACCTATAACGCATTTGGGGTGATTGTCCGGGGAGACCTGATGAAGAAATACAATTTGCCGGAGATCAGGACCTTTGACGACTATGCCGCCTATATGCAGGCGATTGTGGACAACGAGCCTTCCATGCAGGCGACAGACGTATATTCCGGCGGCAGTGAGATTGATGATGTCTACTATATGAATCACGGCCTTTACCCGCTGACCGGGAATACAAAATCCATTTACTGGGTGGATCTGGATGCCGAAAAGCCGGTTGTGTTCAACAAAATGAGCTGGAAAGGCACGCCGGACATGCTGAAGATGATGAACGAATGGAGCAAAAAGGGATACTGGCCGAAAGCTGCCCTTTCCAACAAGGACAGCGATATGATGTCCACCGGCAAGGCTGCTTCCGGCACCCACAGTCTGGACAACTGGGTTTCCCAGTATCAGCGTCATCCGGATTGGGACTGGCGGTTTTACAACATGGTAAAGTATAATGAAGAACTTTCTGCCATGCAGGATGCCATGGCAATTCCGAATTCTTCCCAAAATCCGGAACGTGCCCTGCAGTTTATCAATCTTGTCCGTACGGATGAAGAATTGTATGACATGCTGGTATATGGAATTGAGGGAAAGACCTACGGGATTGAAAAGGACAATACGGTACGGGCACTGGATCCCGATAACTTCAATCTGGATCCCTGGGCCTGGGGCCTGCGGACCAATGACTTTACCCGGGATTATGCCGGTTCTCCGGCTTCTTTGCCGGAAAAGCGCGACGAGATCCGGGATACCCTGCACACCAATCCAATGCGTGCGTTTGCAATGGATACTGATCCGGTCAAAAGCGAATATGCAGCGGTAACGAATGTCATGGCCCAGTATTACGATCCTCTGAAGCTTGGCTATGTGGATATGGACTCCGGCACAAAGGAATTGAAAAAGCAGTTGAAAGCTGCCGGGGATGACAAGGTTGTTGCTGAGCTGCAGCGTCAGCTGGACGATTTTCTGGCCAATTACAAATAA
- the pgsA gene encoding CDP-diacylglycerol--glycerol-3-phosphate 3-phosphatidyltransferase, with the protein MNLPNALTLVRFLLVGVYAFLYFNEGLANNEMWAFLVFLLAGLTDILDGEIARRHNQITKWGKMMDPLADKLMLMTVLICLFIDHRIPLWAVSVVVLKELLMIFGVALLYGKKRVVVQSNFYGKFATVLFYIAITALVFNFTYAKYVLWAAIASTVVSSLQYAYSTLIKKKEMKEQGVMAEQCDVLKGQKSGRGPDGEKKQGTEGERWNKDWDGRLSDKDVPLEQSAGSTGKGD; encoded by the coding sequence ATGAATCTGCCAAACGCTCTGACTTTGGTGCGGTTTCTTTTGGTTGGCGTGTATGCTTTTTTGTATTTCAATGAGGGCCTGGCAAATAATGAAATGTGGGCATTCCTGGTTTTTCTCCTGGCGGGGCTGACCGACATATTGGATGGTGAGATTGCCCGACGCCACAATCAGATTACCAAATGGGGAAAGATGATGGATCCGCTGGCGGACAAGCTGATGCTGATGACCGTTTTGATTTGTCTGTTTATTGATCACAGGATTCCGCTTTGGGCCGTATCCGTTGTTGTATTAAAAGAACTGCTGATGATTTTCGGGGTGGCGCTTTTATACGGCAAAAAAAGGGTTGTGGTACAATCCAATTTCTATGGCAAGTTTGCCACGGTTTTGTTTTACATTGCCATCACTGCCCTGGTATTCAATTTCACCTATGCAAAATACGTTTTATGGGCTGCAATCGCGAGCACAGTTGTTTCTTCCCTGCAGTATGCTTATTCGACCCTCATAAAGAAAAAAGAAATGAAAGAACAGGGTGTAATGGCAGAACAGTGTGATGTTTTGAAAGGGCAGAAGAGTGGAAGAGGCCCGGATGGAGAGAAGAAGCAGGGAACAGAAGGGGAAAGGTGGAACAAGGATTGGGACGGCAGGCTTTCAGACAAGGATGTGCCGCTGGAACAATCCGCCGGGTCTACCGGGAAAGGCGATTGA
- a CDS encoding valine--tRNA ligase yields the protein MSEKMETRTGNIAKTYDPGQVEDRIYQEWTKKGYFHAEPDKNKKPFCIVIPPPNITGQLHMGHALDNTWQDILIRWKRMQGYSTLWVPGTDHASIATEAKIVAKLAEEGLTKNDVGRDGFLKRAWEWKDRYGGRIVDQLKKLGSSCDWSRERFTLDEGCSKAVTEVFVRLYEKGLIYQGDRIINWCPQCKTALSDAEVEYKEKQGWFWYIAYPIKGSEERVTIATTRPETMLGDTAVAVHPEDKRYQHLIGKAVLLPLVNREIPIIADTYVDRDFGTGVVKITPAHDPNDFEVGLRHQLPQIRVMNDDGTMNAEAGQYEGMDRYEARKAIVGDLKKLGLLVKIEEHTHNVGECYRCATTVEPIISKQWFVKMKPLAEPAIEAVRSGQIRFVPDRFAKIYYNWMENIKDWCISRQLWWGHRIPAYYCEKCGATVVASEKPAHCSHCGNDQFRQDEDVLDTWFSSALWPFSTLGWPEETQELSYYYPTNVLVTAYDIIFFWVARMIFSGLEHTKEVPFRDVLIHGIVRDSQGRKMSKSLGNGIDPLEVIDQYGADSLRMSLILGNSPGNDMRFYYEKVEASRNFANKIWNATRFILMNPGAGQEQPRKTESQSRWSPAGQPEIADRWIVSRYNRLVGEVTENLNKYELGLAAQKIYDFIWNEFCDWYIELVKPRLYGTGKEVRDTALSTLTYVLSNTLKLLHPFMPFLTEELWQHLPHEGESIMTASWPVERQEELNEDAEEEMQAVMDVIRAVRNIRAEKEVSPSRKAKLILVVEPGNAALFQNAEVYFEKLAGASEVSIRTGKEGIPVNTASVVTAKAQIYIPMKDLIDFEQEKKRLKKEKANLEKELARARAKLSNEGFIRKAPAAIVQAEREKQEKYQDMLKHVLEQAANLEQTESKEK from the coding sequence ATGAGCGAAAAAATGGAAACTCGGACCGGGAATATTGCAAAAACCTATGATCCCGGCCAGGTGGAGGATCGGATCTATCAGGAATGGACGAAAAAAGGATATTTTCATGCGGAGCCGGATAAAAACAAGAAACCTTTCTGTATTGTGATCCCGCCTCCGAATATTACGGGCCAGCTTCATATGGGCCATGCGCTGGACAATACCTGGCAGGATATTCTGATACGCTGGAAGCGCATGCAGGGATACAGTACGCTGTGGGTGCCCGGCACCGATCACGCCAGCATTGCCACGGAGGCAAAAATCGTTGCAAAGCTGGCAGAAGAAGGACTCACGAAGAATGATGTGGGCAGGGATGGCTTTTTGAAACGGGCATGGGAATGGAAGGACCGATACGGCGGAAGGATTGTTGATCAGCTGAAAAAGCTGGGATCTTCCTGCGACTGGTCCCGGGAACGCTTCACCCTGGACGAAGGCTGCAGCAAGGCAGTCACCGAGGTGTTCGTCCGCTTGTATGAGAAAGGACTGATTTATCAGGGAGACCGCATTATCAACTGGTGTCCCCAATGCAAAACCGCCCTTTCCGATGCGGAAGTGGAATACAAAGAGAAGCAGGGCTGGTTCTGGTATATTGCTTATCCCATAAAGGGCAGTGAGGAGCGGGTGACCATTGCCACCACACGGCCTGAGACCATGCTGGGCGATACAGCTGTGGCAGTGCATCCTGAGGACAAAAGATATCAGCATCTCATCGGAAAAGCCGTCCTCCTTCCGCTGGTGAACCGTGAGATACCCATCATTGCCGACACCTATGTGGATCGGGACTTCGGTACCGGTGTGGTGAAGATTACGCCGGCCCACGATCCCAACGACTTTGAGGTGGGGCTGCGGCATCAGCTGCCTCAGATCCGGGTCATGAACGATGACGGGACCATGAATGCCGAGGCGGGACAATATGAGGGAATGGACCGCTATGAAGCCAGAAAGGCGATTGTTGGGGACCTGAAGAAACTGGGCCTGCTGGTGAAGATCGAGGAGCATACGCACAATGTAGGGGAATGTTACCGTTGCGCCACAACGGTGGAACCCATTATTTCCAAACAGTGGTTTGTAAAGATGAAGCCGCTGGCAGAGCCCGCCATTGAAGCGGTACGTTCCGGACAGATCCGGTTTGTGCCGGACCGGTTTGCCAAAATCTATTACAACTGGATGGAGAACATAAAGGACTGGTGCATTTCCAGGCAGCTTTGGTGGGGGCATCGGATCCCGGCCTATTATTGTGAAAAATGCGGCGCAACCGTAGTCGCCAGCGAAAAGCCCGCCCATTGCAGCCATTGTGGAAATGATCAATTCCGGCAGGATGAGGATGTGCTGGATACCTGGTTCAGTTCTGCCCTGTGGCCATTCTCCACGCTGGGCTGGCCGGAGGAAACGCAGGAGCTTTCCTATTATTATCCCACCAATGTTCTGGTCACCGCATACGATATTATCTTTTTCTGGGTGGCCCGAATGATTTTTTCGGGGCTGGAGCACACAAAGGAAGTTCCGTTCCGGGATGTGTTGATTCACGGCATCGTCCGGGATTCCCAGGGCAGAAAAATGAGCAAATCCCTGGGAAACGGCATCGATCCGCTGGAGGTCATTGATCAATACGGTGCTGATTCCCTGCGCATGAGCCTGATTCTGGGCAATTCCCCCGGCAATGATATGCGCTTCTACTACGAAAAGGTGGAGGCAAGCCGGAACTTTGCCAACAAGATCTGGAATGCCACCCGCTTTATTCTCATGAATCCGGGGGCAGGGCAGGAACAGCCGCGGAAGACGGAAAGTCAGAGCCGATGGAGTCCGGCAGGACAGCCGGAAATCGCCGATCGATGGATCGTCAGCCGATACAACCGCCTGGTCGGGGAAGTGACGGAAAACCTGAATAAATATGAGCTGGGGCTGGCTGCGCAGAAAATTTACGATTTCATATGGAATGAATTCTGTGACTGGTACATCGAGCTGGTGAAGCCAAGGCTGTACGGCACCGGAAAAGAAGTCCGGGACACGGCGCTTTCCACCCTGACCTATGTTCTTTCCAATACCCTGAAGCTGTTGCATCCCTTCATGCCTTTCCTGACGGAAGAGCTCTGGCAGCATCTGCCCCATGAAGGGGAAAGCATCATGACAGCAAGCTGGCCGGTGGAACGGCAGGAGGAGCTGAATGAGGATGCAGAAGAAGAAATGCAGGCTGTGATGGATGTCATCCGTGCCGTCCGGAATATCCGGGCAGAGAAGGAGGTTTCTCCTTCCAGAAAGGCAAAGCTGATCCTGGTGGTGGAACCGGGCAATGCCGCTCTGTTTCAGAATGCGGAGGTATATTTTGAAAAGCTTGCCGGTGCATCCGAAGTGAGCATCCGGACCGGAAAAGAAGGAATTCCGGTGAATACCGCATCGGTGGTAACCGCAAAGGCACAGATTTATATTCCCATGAAGGATCTGATTGATTTTGAACAGGAAAAGAAGCGCCTGAAGAAGGAAAAAGCCAATCTGGAAAAGGAACTGGCAAGAGCCAGGGCAAAACTGTCCAATGAAGGGTTTATCCGGAAAGCGCCTGCTGCCATTGTGCAGGCAGAACGGGAAAAGCAGGAGAAATACCAGGACATGTTGAAACATGTTCTGGAACAGGCTGCCAATCTGGAGCAAACGGAAAGTAAGGAAAAATAA
- a CDS encoding glycoside hydrolase family 30 protein, whose protein sequence is MPKVYRTDETQKFSPARTQDFSPNRYYGLPTLLLDDSVRHQKILGFGASFTDGSCYTLNRLEPGARKALIRDLFGREGLGLNIGRLNVGASDFATECYCYDETADDFEMKDFTVEKDREYLIPVVRQAKDVNPDLFLFSSMWSCPGWMKTSGSMCGGWLRGDYLNAFADYYTRYLLAYQAEGIGINAMTCQNEPETDQISKMPACLLHPDYEKRLVGSLMPERLEKNNLKTRLWILDHNFVHWQRADYLLQDEDVRAHAAGVAFHPYEGQADDMLLLRKRHPEISFHLTEVGPDIGDGYETDWCRWADRIGEAFQYGCESFTAWNLALDETSCPNIGPFPCGGIVTVHSRTCDIKKSGMYWALKQYTSHIRRGAYRVELSQLTEMPAGVRATAYKNPDGSVALVFVNRGSRNDIQLGRKGSWLRFSLAADSVSTMIL, encoded by the coding sequence ATGCCAAAAGTTTATCGTACGGACGAAACACAAAAATTTTCTCCGGCCCGCACACAGGATTTCAGCCCAAATCGTTATTACGGTTTGCCCACCCTTTTGCTGGACGACAGCGTCCGGCATCAGAAGATACTGGGCTTTGGCGCTTCCTTTACGGATGGAAGCTGCTACACCCTGAACCGGCTGGAGCCGGGAGCACGGAAGGCCCTGATCCGGGATCTGTTTGGCAGGGAAGGCCTTGGCCTGAATATTGGCAGACTGAATGTCGGAGCCAGTGATTTTGCCACAGAATGTTATTGTTACGATGAAACCGCTGATGACTTTGAAATGAAGGATTTTACAGTGGAAAAAGACAGGGAATACCTGATCCCGGTCGTTCGTCAGGCAAAGGACGTCAATCCCGATCTTTTTCTGTTTTCGTCCATGTGGAGCTGTCCCGGCTGGATGAAGACCAGCGGCAGCATGTGTGGCGGATGGCTGCGCGGCGATTATCTGAATGCGTTTGCTGATTATTACACCCGGTATCTGCTTGCCTATCAGGCAGAGGGAATCGGGATTAATGCAATGACTTGCCAAAACGAGCCCGAAACCGATCAAATCTCCAAAATGCCTGCCTGTCTGCTGCATCCGGACTATGAAAAAAGACTGGTAGGTTCTCTTATGCCGGAACGTCTGGAGAAAAACAACCTGAAAACCAGGCTGTGGATTCTGGATCACAACTTTGTGCACTGGCAAAGGGCAGATTACCTGCTTCAGGATGAAGATGTGCGCGCTCATGCCGCCGGTGTTGCATTCCATCCTTATGAAGGACAGGCGGACGATATGCTGCTGCTCCGCAAACGTCATCCGGAAATTTCCTTTCATCTGACGGAAGTTGGCCCGGATATAGGCGATGGATATGAAACGGATTGGTGCCGCTGGGCAGATAGAATCGGCGAAGCATTCCAGTACGGATGTGAAAGTTTTACCGCATGGAATCTTGCGTTGGATGAAACCAGCTGCCCGAATATCGGACCTTTTCCATGCGGCGGGATTGTCACCGTCCATTCCAGGACATGTGACATCAAAAAAAGCGGCATGTACTGGGCATTAAAGCAATATACCAGCCATATCCGGAGAGGTGCGTACCGAGTGGAACTCTCACAGCTGACGGAAATGCCGGCAGGGGTAAGAGCTACTGCTTACAAAAATCCCGATGGAAGCGTTGCTCTTGTATTTGTGAACCGAGGCTCGCGCAACGATATTCAGTTGGGGCGGAAGGGAAGCTGGCTGCGCTTTTCGCTGGCTGCAGATTCTGTATCCACTATGATTCTATAG
- a CDS encoding ABC transporter permease subunit: MSQTEKREKSKSTGLRKEWKNNYPLFLMIAPICILTIVLMYLPMSGLLLAFKDYHYNMGIFGSPWSGLDNFRFFFISGKGLQVTLNTIVYNTINTITSQGLAILLAIIISEMTAKRFTRVTQSLVFLPYFISWIIVGTFVYNIFNFETGALNNFLKAIGAQPVNVYSMPGVWKWIIMAFNSWKWAGYNSVIYIAAINNVDPQCIEAADIDGANIWQRIAHITIPEIKPTISIMLLMQVGRILRGDFQMFYQIIGNNGQLFNATDVIDTFVFRSLTTSGDLGMTSAATLYQSVLCFIIITIVNARVRKADEESALF; encoded by the coding sequence GTGTCTCAAACAGAAAAAAGAGAAAAATCAAAAAGCACCGGCCTGCGAAAGGAATGGAAAAACAATTATCCTTTGTTTCTCATGATTGCTCCAATCTGCATTCTCACGATTGTACTGATGTATCTGCCGATGAGCGGCCTGTTGCTGGCGTTTAAGGATTATCATTACAATATGGGTATTTTTGGCAGTCCATGGAGCGGGCTGGATAATTTCAGGTTCTTTTTCATTTCCGGAAAGGGCCTGCAGGTGACACTCAATACAATTGTCTATAACACGATAAATACCATTACCTCACAGGGCCTGGCCATTCTTTTGGCGATTATCATTTCGGAAATGACCGCGAAAAGGTTTACCCGGGTGACCCAGTCCCTTGTTTTTCTGCCTTACTTTATTTCGTGGATTATTGTTGGCACCTTTGTTTACAACATTTTTAACTTTGAAACCGGTGCCCTGAACAATTTTCTGAAAGCAATCGGAGCGCAGCCGGTTAATGTGTACTCCATGCCGGGTGTCTGGAAATGGATCATCATGGCATTCAACAGCTGGAAATGGGCAGGCTATAACTCGGTTATCTATATTGCTGCCATAAACAACGTGGATCCGCAATGCATCGAGGCGGCCGATATTGACGGTGCAAATATCTGGCAGCGGATCGCTCATATTACCATCCCGGAGATTAAGCCCACCATCAGCATTATGTTGCTGATGCAGGTCGGCCGTATCCTGCGGGGCGATTTTCAGATGTTTTATCAGATCATCGGGAACAACGGTCAGCTTTTCAATGCCACCGATGTAATCGATACGTTTGTATTCCGCTCCCTGACCACCAGCGGAGATCTTGGAATGACCAGCGCTGCGACATTGTATCAATCTGTGCTGTGTTTCATCATTATTACGATTGTAAATGCGAGGGTGCGAAAAGCCGATGAAGAAAGCGCATTGTTTTAA